A stretch of Geomonas oryzisoli DNA encodes these proteins:
- the hemB gene encoding porphobilinogen synthase, protein MFYPVYRARRIRGKEVFRNMVRETAISANDLIYPMFTAFGKGIKKEISSMPGIYQQSIENIVEEAQEAYELGVPAVILFGIPEQKDAMGSDAYSETGIIQETIRAIKKEVPKLAVITDVCMCEYTDHGHCGVIKNGDVDNDETLELLAREALSHARAGADMVAPSDMMDGRVAAIRESLDNNGFNHIPLMSYAVKYASGYYGPFREAAESTPQFGDRRSYQMDPGNRLEAIREARMDVEEGADILMVKPGLPYLDIVREVRNEFNLPTAVYNVSGEYSMVKAAAKMGWIDEDRVVMETMMSFKRAGADLILTYHSKEVAKLLRKGYEAELNGRCGCGCR, encoded by the coding sequence ATGTTCTACCCGGTGTACAGAGCGAGACGAATTCGGGGCAAGGAAGTCTTCAGAAACATGGTCAGGGAGACCGCCATCTCCGCCAACGACCTGATATACCCGATGTTTACCGCCTTCGGCAAGGGGATCAAGAAAGAGATCTCGTCCATGCCGGGCATCTACCAGCAGTCCATCGAGAACATCGTCGAGGAGGCCCAGGAGGCTTACGAGCTGGGCGTTCCGGCGGTGATCCTGTTCGGTATCCCGGAGCAGAAGGATGCCATGGGTAGCGATGCCTACTCCGAGACCGGCATCATCCAGGAGACCATCCGCGCCATCAAGAAGGAAGTACCCAAACTCGCCGTCATCACCGACGTCTGCATGTGCGAGTACACCGACCACGGCCACTGCGGCGTGATCAAGAACGGCGACGTGGACAACGACGAGACCCTGGAGCTTTTGGCCCGCGAGGCCCTTTCCCACGCCCGGGCGGGCGCCGACATGGTTGCCCCCTCCGACATGATGGACGGCCGCGTGGCCGCGATCCGCGAGTCCCTGGACAACAACGGCTTCAATCACATCCCGCTGATGAGCTACGCCGTCAAATACGCCTCAGGCTACTACGGCCCGTTCCGCGAGGCTGCCGAGTCGACCCCGCAGTTCGGTGACCGTCGTTCCTACCAGATGGATCCGGGCAACAGGCTCGAGGCGATCCGCGAGGCGCGGATGGACGTCGAGGAAGGCGCCGACATCCTGATGGTCAAGCCGGGCCTGCCGTATCTCGACATCGTGCGTGAGGTGAGAAACGAGTTCAACCTCCCCACCGCCGTGTACAACGTCTCCGGCGAGTACAGCATGGTGAAGGCCGCCGCCAAGATGGGGTGGATCGACGAGGACCGCGTCGTCATGGAGACCATGATGTCCTTCAAGCGCGCCGGCGCCGACCTGATCCTGACCTACCACTCCAAGGAAGTGGCGAAGCTGCTGAGGAAGGGGTACGAGGCCGAACTGAACGGCCGCTGCGGCTGCGGCTGCAGGTAA
- a CDS encoding ribonuclease Z, with the protein MPKPFRYLEPTFFAGLFDDPLLLVRVRPTGRALLFDCGKMHHLAKRVYTSIDAIFISHAHMDHFMGMDSVIRHSHASPRTIDVFGPPGLSKRMASKFACYDWNLADTFWGNFRVNEVGANGRVASTLYSGPEAFLASSEGERNGVLYGNRHLTVSGTQCEHHIPVMAYRIDEGAAFVLDDERMAAEGVRKGEWLKDMEKLFHDGMEGRAVRYLHERGGRVEEAVAQDAAALYQRIRTFEQPASIGYVTDIGYSEENVAKLAGLVQGVTLLVCECAFLASEKAKAGLSRHLCTTQFNELLDRLRPRYVLPMHFSKTYQRGSETLYQEIEPPSGVTVLKIPDRLTPRPIMESEVPRPIEM; encoded by the coding sequence ATGCCCAAACCTTTCCGCTACCTCGAACCTACCTTCTTCGCAGGACTGTTCGACGACCCGCTGCTTTTAGTCCGGGTCCGTCCCACCGGTCGCGCCCTTCTTTTCGATTGCGGCAAGATGCATCACCTCGCCAAGAGGGTCTACACCTCCATCGACGCCATCTTCATCAGCCACGCCCACATGGACCATTTCATGGGGATGGACAGCGTCATCCGCCACAGCCACGCCTCGCCGCGCACTATCGACGTCTTTGGTCCTCCGGGACTGTCCAAGCGCATGGCCAGCAAGTTCGCGTGCTATGACTGGAACCTTGCCGATACCTTCTGGGGGAATTTCAGGGTCAACGAGGTGGGCGCGAACGGCCGGGTCGCGAGCACGCTCTACAGCGGCCCGGAGGCGTTCCTCGCCAGTTCCGAAGGGGAGAGAAACGGCGTCCTTTACGGCAACCGCCACCTCACCGTGAGCGGGACCCAGTGTGAACATCACATTCCGGTGATGGCCTATCGCATCGACGAGGGGGCCGCCTTCGTGCTTGACGACGAGCGCATGGCGGCGGAAGGAGTACGGAAGGGTGAGTGGCTCAAGGACATGGAGAAGCTGTTCCATGACGGGATGGAGGGGAGGGCGGTCAGGTATCTGCATGAGCGCGGCGGGCGTGTCGAAGAGGCGGTTGCGCAGGATGCCGCGGCGTTGTACCAGCGCATCAGGACGTTCGAACAGCCGGCGAGCATCGGGTACGTGACCGATATCGGGTATTCCGAGGAGAACGTTGCCAAGCTCGCGGGGTTGGTGCAGGGGGTGACCCTGTTGGTATGCGAGTGTGCCTTCCTGGCGTCCGAGAAGGCTAAGGCCGGGTTGTCGCGCCATCTCTGCACGACCCAGTTCAACGAGCTCCTGGACCGGTTGCGCCCGAGATACGTGCTGCCGATGCATTTCTCCAAGACCTACCAGAGGGGGAGCGAGACCTTGTACCAGGAGATCGAGCCCCCGTCCGGGGTCACGGTTCTCAAGATCCCCGACCGGCTCACCCCGCGCCCCATCATGGAAAGCGAGGTGCCGCGGCCGATTGAGATGTGA
- a CDS encoding translation initiation factor Sui1: MKKSSSSDAPLVYSSEFGRMCPGCGKPVNACACKKSSTPAGDGTVRVRRETKGRGGKTVIVITGLPLDAAALTALAGELKKRCGCGGTAKDGVIEIQGDHAETLMAELAKRGYKAKRAGG; this comes from the coding sequence ATGAAAAAGTCCAGTTCCAGCGATGCTCCGCTTGTCTACTCCTCGGAATTCGGCCGCATGTGCCCCGGCTGCGGCAAACCCGTCAACGCCTGCGCCTGTAAGAAGTCGTCGACGCCCGCCGGTGACGGCACGGTGCGCGTAAGGCGCGAAACGAAAGGGCGCGGCGGCAAGACGGTCATCGTCATCACCGGCCTCCCGCTCGACGCGGCGGCGCTCACCGCGCTTGCGGGCGAACTGAAGAAACGCTGCGGCTGCGGCGGCACCGCGAAGGACGGCGTCATCGAGATCCAGGGCGACCATGCCGAAACCCTCATGGCCGAACTCGCCAAGCGCGGCTACAAGGCGAAGCGCGCCGGGGGGTGA
- the cobA gene encoding uroporphyrinogen-III C-methyltransferase has product MTAETTKKGYVYLIGAGPGDPGLITVKGRDCLAKAQVVMYDYLANDELLRLAPKGAELIYAGKVGGEHNREQSQINDLLVQKALSGKVVARLKGGDSFIFGRGGEECEALVAEGIPFEIVPGITAAVGATSYAGIPLTHRGVTTSVAFVTGHEKKGKASSEIDWEGLSLGSGTVVFYMGVTNLPHIAQSLMEHGRAPETPVALIRWGTRPEQEVLVGTLADIAEKARTAGFKAPAITVVGEVVNLRETLRWFDNRQLFGHSVLVTRGADQAGEFTSMLEQLGARAYCCPTIEIAAPHSYAALDEAIDAIDSFDWVVFTSYNAVKYFFERLTEHGFDSRALGRCRVCAVGPKTAAALAPYGIRPDLIPTDYKAEGVVAAFSELDMNGKWVLFPKGDRAREVIPEELGRLGAQVIAPVTYANHTPATIPEEALLALEEKRVDCATFTSSSTVRNLADILGENRFLHLMEGVKVASIGPITSKTCRDLGLEVHMEPAEFTLEALSREMIRFFGGKI; this is encoded by the coding sequence ATGACTGCTGAAACGACAAAGAAGGGCTACGTCTACCTGATCGGCGCGGGTCCCGGTGACCCGGGGCTGATCACGGTGAAGGGCCGTGACTGCCTGGCCAAGGCCCAGGTGGTGATGTACGACTACCTGGCCAACGACGAACTGCTGCGGCTCGCTCCCAAGGGGGCGGAGCTTATCTATGCCGGCAAGGTCGGGGGCGAGCACAACCGCGAGCAGAGCCAGATCAACGACCTGCTGGTGCAAAAGGCGCTTTCCGGCAAGGTGGTGGCGCGGCTCAAGGGGGGAGACTCCTTCATCTTCGGCCGCGGCGGTGAGGAGTGCGAGGCGCTGGTGGCGGAGGGGATTCCGTTCGAGATCGTACCGGGCATCACTGCTGCCGTCGGCGCCACCAGCTACGCCGGGATCCCGCTTACCCACCGCGGCGTGACCACCTCGGTCGCTTTCGTTACCGGGCACGAGAAGAAGGGGAAGGCATCCTCGGAGATCGACTGGGAAGGACTCTCCCTCGGGAGTGGCACCGTGGTCTTCTACATGGGGGTCACCAACCTGCCGCACATCGCGCAGAGCCTCATGGAGCATGGCCGGGCGCCGGAAACCCCGGTGGCGCTGATCCGCTGGGGAACGCGGCCCGAACAGGAGGTGCTGGTCGGCACGCTGGCCGATATCGCGGAAAAGGCGCGCACCGCAGGCTTCAAGGCACCCGCCATCACCGTGGTCGGCGAAGTGGTCAACCTTAGGGAGACGCTGCGCTGGTTCGACAACCGGCAGCTCTTCGGACACTCGGTCCTGGTCACCCGCGGCGCCGATCAGGCGGGGGAATTCACCTCGATGCTTGAGCAACTGGGAGCCCGCGCCTACTGCTGCCCGACCATCGAGATCGCCGCACCGCACAGCTATGCCGCACTCGACGAGGCCATCGACGCCATCGACAGCTTCGACTGGGTCGTTTTCACCTCGTACAACGCGGTCAAATACTTCTTCGAGCGACTTACCGAACACGGCTTCGACAGCCGGGCTCTCGGCCGTTGCCGCGTCTGCGCCGTCGGCCCCAAGACCGCCGCGGCCCTTGCCCCTTACGGGATCCGCCCCGACCTTATCCCCACCGATTACAAGGCCGAGGGAGTGGTGGCGGCTTTCTCCGAGCTGGACATGAACGGCAAGTGGGTGCTGTTCCCGAAAGGGGATCGTGCCCGCGAAGTGATCCCGGAAGAACTGGGCCGCCTGGGGGCGCAGGTAATCGCACCGGTGACCTACGCCAACCATACACCGGCGACCATTCCGGAGGAGGCACTGCTGGCACTTGAGGAGAAGCGTGTCGACTGTGCCACCTTCACCTCCTCCTCCACGGTCCGCAACCTCGCCGACATCCTCGGGGAAAACAGGTTCCTGCACCTCATGGAAGGGGTAAAGGTCGCCTCGATCGGCCCGATCACCTCCAAGACCTGCAGGGATCTGGGTTTGGAAGTGCACATGGAGCCGGCCGAGTTCACCCTGGAGGCCCTGTCGCGGGAAATGATCAGGTTTTTCGGCGGGAAGATTTAG
- a CDS encoding elongation factor P, which translates to MYTTNDFKKGLVIKLDGAPCVIMDVAFQSPSARGANTMVKTKYRNLLTAQVLEKTFRSGDKVDEADFERHKGQFLYADGGRGIFMDLENYEQFEMEEDNFEAIAPFLLDGTEVQLGIFQERMVSVDLPMVVELVVTETAPALKNATATAQTKEAVLETGHRLQVPPYLETGEKIKVDTRDGRFISRA; encoded by the coding sequence ATGTATACCACTAACGATTTCAAGAAGGGGCTCGTCATCAAACTGGACGGCGCTCCCTGTGTCATCATGGATGTAGCCTTCCAGTCCCCCTCCGCCCGCGGCGCCAACACCATGGTGAAGACCAAGTACCGCAACCTGCTCACCGCCCAGGTGCTTGAGAAGACCTTCCGCTCCGGCGACAAGGTGGACGAGGCCGATTTCGAGCGCCACAAGGGGCAGTTCCTCTACGCCGACGGCGGCCGCGGCATCTTCATGGACCTCGAGAACTACGAGCAGTTCGAGATGGAAGAAGACAACTTCGAAGCCATCGCACCCTTCCTGCTGGACGGCACAGAAGTCCAGCTCGGCATCTTCCAGGAGCGCATGGTCAGCGTCGACCTCCCCATGGTCGTCGAACTGGTGGTGACCGAAACTGCTCCCGCGCTTAAGAACGCCACCGCCACTGCGCAGACTAAGGAAGCGGTGCTTGAGACCGGCCATCGCCTGCAGGTTCCGCCGTACCTCGAGACCGGCGAGAAGATCAAAGTCGACACCCGCGACGGCCGTTTTATCTCCCGCGCTTAG
- the yaaA gene encoding S4 domain-containing protein YaaA has translation MKIDTEFIKLDSFLKAVDAVSSGGEAKIIISEGMVSVNGEVELRRGRKLRPGDRVELEGKSFSVE, from the coding sequence GTGAAGATCGACACGGAGTTTATCAAGTTGGACAGTTTTCTGAAGGCGGTGGATGCGGTCTCTTCGGGTGGCGAGGCGAAGATCATCATCTCCGAGGGGATGGTATCGGTGAACGGCGAGGTGGAACTGCGCCGCGGCAGGAAACTGCGTCCCGGTGATCGGGTGGAACTGGAAGGGAAGTCGTTTTCGGTGGAATAG
- a CDS encoding nucleotidyltransferase substrate binding protein — MHLNTDHFARCIRTLESSLTLLAASDPDSIDYEIYRNAVVKGFELTLETGGKLLRKALKAYTGSPREVDSLTYKDVLRHASKHGLLDAHAVERWFRYRDNRNSTARDYGVGFAEDTLKLLPGFIVDARALEATLLERLGNAEA, encoded by the coding sequence ATGCACCTGAACACCGATCACTTTGCCCGCTGCATTAGGACCCTCGAAAGCTCCCTCACCCTTCTCGCCGCATCCGATCCTGACAGCATCGATTACGAAATATACCGGAACGCAGTCGTCAAAGGTTTCGAGTTGACGCTGGAAACCGGCGGGAAGCTGCTCCGTAAGGCTCTTAAGGCGTACACCGGCAGCCCGAGAGAAGTCGACAGTCTCACCTACAAGGATGTGCTCAGGCATGCGTCGAAGCATGGACTGTTGGATGCCCATGCCGTCGAACGCTGGTTCCGCTACCGTGACAACAGAAACAGCACCGCTCGCGATTACGGTGTCGGGTTTGCCGAGGATACGCTGAAGCTGCTGCCTGGCTTCATCGTTGATGCCCGGGCGCTGGAGGCTACCCTATTGGAGCGTTTAGGTAATGCCGAAGCTTGA
- the hemC gene encoding hydroxymethylbilane synthase has product MALKELRIGTRASQLALWQANWVKSELEKRYPDMTVTLKKIKTIGDKILDVPLAQVGGKGLFVKEIEEAMLRGEIDIAVHSMKDVPTEFPEGLGLYCITEREDPRDAVISKGVKFLDLPQGARIGTSALRRQAQLLKVRPDLEMVIIRGNVQTRMDKLETEGLDAVILAAAGLNRLGFADQITELLPTELSLPAIGQGALGIECNLSNEDVKDAISFFNHPDTSRAVRAERALLWRCEGGCQVPIAAFGEVTGDELKLTGFIASVDGKVSVKGVVTGPADDCEKLGVKLAEQLLSEGGHAILAEVYQREVSREKEIPV; this is encoded by the coding sequence ATGGCGCTGAAAGAGCTGAGAATAGGAACCCGCGCGAGCCAGCTCGCACTCTGGCAGGCAAACTGGGTCAAGTCCGAGCTGGAAAAACGCTACCCCGACATGACCGTCACCTTGAAAAAGATCAAGACCATCGGCGACAAGATCCTCGACGTGCCGCTGGCGCAGGTGGGTGGCAAGGGACTCTTCGTGAAGGAGATCGAAGAAGCGATGCTGCGCGGCGAGATCGACATCGCGGTGCACAGCATGAAGGATGTGCCGACCGAGTTCCCGGAAGGCCTGGGCCTGTACTGCATCACCGAGCGCGAAGATCCCCGCGACGCGGTCATCTCCAAGGGTGTCAAGTTCCTTGACCTGCCGCAGGGCGCCCGCATCGGCACCTCGGCGCTGCGTCGCCAGGCGCAGCTTCTAAAGGTTCGTCCCGACCTGGAGATGGTCATCATCCGCGGCAACGTGCAGACCCGCATGGACAAGCTGGAGACCGAAGGGCTCGACGCAGTCATCCTGGCCGCCGCCGGCCTGAACCGTCTCGGCTTTGCCGATCAGATCACCGAGCTGCTCCCGACCGAACTGTCGCTTCCGGCCATCGGCCAGGGCGCCCTCGGCATCGAGTGCAACCTCTCCAACGAGGACGTGAAGGACGCCATCTCCTTCTTCAACCACCCGGACACCAGCCGTGCGGTGCGCGCCGAGCGCGCCCTGCTGTGGCGCTGCGAGGGCGGCTGCCAGGTACCCATCGCCGCCTTCGGCGAAGTGACCGGCGACGAGCTCAAGCTGACCGGCTTCATCGCCTCGGTCGACGGCAAGGTTTCCGTGAAGGGTGTGGTTACCGGTCCGGCCGACGACTGCGAGAAGCTGGGTGTGAAGCTTGCCGAGCAGCTTCTCTCCGAGGGCGGCCACGCCATCCTCGCCGAGGTGTACCAGCGTGAAGTTTCCCGGGAGAAGGAAATCCCGGTATAA
- a CDS encoding ATP-binding protein, with the protein MTVGVYQNPPKIFTSDAGKPTGIFIDLIEHIADKEGWRLRYVSGTWSEGLERLQKGEIDLMPDVAYTAEREKIYTFNKIPILSGWSQVYARKGSGIQSILDLNGKRVAGLEKTIQLETVDRLAKSFGLKVTLVPVSNYKTEFQMIAAGQVDAGVTNRYYGLMFARKSGLEDTPIMFDPAPYLFAAQKPTSEATQQLLDAIDRHLAGMKNDPRSAYYTVLKRWTSEEVDWKLPLWLEFLGPVLGIALLLTMVGAIVLKHQVKARTKELQLINQEMEQRIEERTRSLQEANSKLRTTMDELAVAKEGAEAANRAKSLFLANMSHEIRTPLNAVLGFSQIVLHDPQLSPENRHNLETVNRSGEHLLALINDVLDMAKIESGRVTVEKAPFDLPGLLREETELLTPKALAKGLQLVLEVQTDLHPYVTGDAGKLRQVVINLLGNAIKFTEQGGVSLRARTTERDGALWLEVEVQDSGPGIDTEDIQNVFGAFEQAEMGRRTEGGTGLGLAISRQYARLMGGELTVTSEPGHGACFHLTLPVTEAERPAAPVRGALPRLARLKAGQQAWRVLVVDDRDTNREILVKMLAPVGFETIEAKDGKSAVALFLARAPHLVLMDVVMPVMDGREATRRIRALPEGREVPIIAVSASVFEEQLRDVMEAGADDFLRKPFREEELLEKIARLLPAQFADEEVESRPPTPDGPFSEQSFAEELGGVSCELREALVAAVRELDRGRVVALLAELAAVAPQAADRLLGHAESYRFDLIEQALLRSPEQGEQG; encoded by the coding sequence GTGACCGTCGGCGTCTACCAGAATCCGCCCAAAATCTTCACCTCCGATGCCGGCAAGCCAACGGGCATCTTTATCGACCTCATCGAGCACATAGCCGATAAAGAAGGGTGGCGCCTGCGCTACGTCTCCGGCACCTGGAGCGAAGGTCTGGAACGCCTGCAGAAGGGGGAGATCGACTTGATGCCGGACGTCGCCTACACGGCGGAGCGGGAAAAGATCTACACCTTCAACAAGATTCCCATCCTGTCCGGCTGGTCGCAGGTCTACGCGCGCAAGGGGAGCGGTATCCAGTCGATCCTGGATCTCAACGGCAAGCGCGTGGCGGGTCTCGAGAAGACCATTCAACTGGAAACCGTGGACCGGCTGGCCAAGAGTTTCGGACTCAAAGTGACCCTGGTTCCCGTCTCCAATTACAAGACGGAGTTCCAGATGATCGCCGCGGGGCAGGTGGACGCCGGGGTCACCAACCGCTACTACGGGTTGATGTTCGCCAGGAAGTCCGGCCTTGAAGATACCCCCATCATGTTCGATCCGGCACCCTACCTGTTCGCCGCGCAAAAACCGACCTCCGAGGCAACCCAGCAGTTGCTGGACGCCATCGACCGCCACCTTGCCGGGATGAAGAACGATCCCCGGTCCGCTTACTACACCGTGCTGAAACGATGGACCTCCGAGGAGGTCGATTGGAAACTGCCGCTGTGGCTTGAGTTTTTGGGGCCGGTGCTGGGAATCGCCCTGCTGCTGACCATGGTCGGGGCCATCGTCCTGAAGCACCAGGTCAAGGCGCGCACCAAGGAGCTGCAGCTGATCAACCAGGAGATGGAGCAGCGCATCGAGGAACGGACCCGCTCGCTCCAGGAGGCGAACTCCAAGCTGCGTACGACCATGGATGAGCTGGCCGTCGCCAAGGAGGGGGCCGAGGCGGCCAACCGTGCCAAGTCGCTGTTTCTCGCCAACATGAGCCACGAGATACGCACGCCGCTCAACGCGGTGCTGGGCTTCAGCCAGATCGTGCTGCACGATCCGCAGTTGTCGCCGGAGAACCGCCACAACCTCGAGACGGTGAACCGCTCCGGCGAGCACCTGCTGGCCCTGATCAACGATGTGCTCGACATGGCCAAGATCGAGTCGGGGCGGGTGACCGTAGAGAAGGCGCCCTTCGACCTCCCCGGGCTGCTCCGGGAAGAGACGGAACTCCTTACGCCCAAGGCGCTGGCCAAGGGGCTGCAGCTGGTACTCGAGGTTCAGACGGACCTGCACCCGTACGTAACGGGAGACGCGGGCAAGCTGCGCCAGGTGGTCATCAACCTGCTCGGCAACGCCATAAAGTTCACAGAGCAGGGAGGAGTCTCGCTGCGTGCCCGGACCACGGAGCGGGATGGGGCGCTGTGGCTCGAGGTGGAGGTCCAGGACAGCGGCCCGGGGATCGACACGGAGGATATCCAGAACGTTTTCGGGGCTTTCGAGCAGGCCGAGATGGGACGCAGAACCGAAGGGGGGACCGGACTGGGGCTCGCCATCAGTCGCCAGTACGCCAGGCTCATGGGGGGGGAGCTCACCGTAACCAGCGAGCCGGGGCATGGGGCGTGCTTCCACCTGACCCTGCCGGTCACCGAGGCGGAGCGCCCGGCGGCACCGGTGCGGGGGGCGCTCCCGCGCCTGGCGCGTCTGAAGGCGGGGCAGCAGGCCTGGCGGGTGCTCGTGGTCGACGACCGGGATACCAACCGGGAGATCCTGGTGAAGATGCTGGCCCCGGTCGGTTTCGAGACCATCGAGGCCAAGGACGGAAAGAGTGCCGTCGCGCTCTTCTTGGCCCGGGCGCCGCACCTGGTCCTCATGGACGTCGTGATGCCCGTGATGGACGGCCGCGAGGCGACCAGGCGCATCCGCGCCCTCCCCGAGGGGAGGGAGGTTCCCATCATCGCCGTCTCTGCCAGCGTCTTCGAGGAGCAGTTGCGCGATGTGATGGAGGCCGGGGCCGACGATTTCCTGCGCAAGCCGTTTCGGGAGGAAGAGCTGCTGGAGAAGATCGCCCGACTGCTCCCGGCGCAGTTCGCCGATGAGGAGGTCGAGTCTCGCCCGCCGACGCCGGATGGGCCCTTTTCGGAGCAGAGCTTCGCGGAGGAACTGGGGGGGGTATCCTGCGAGCTGCGCGAAGCGCTGGTCGCGGCAGTCAGGGAGCTGGACCGGGGGCGGGTGGTGGCGCTGCTTGCGGAGCTGGCGGCGGTCGCACCCCAGGCCGCCGACCGCCTGCTGGGCCATGCCGAGAGCTACCGTTTCGACCTGATCGAGCAGGCGCTGCTGCGATCCCCGGAGCAGGGGGAGCAGGGATGA
- a CDS encoding cupin domain-containing protein, which translates to MAEKKGVALGEALNLVNLAGYQDGAVVSRTVIDKPVGTITAFAFDAGEGLSEHTAPYDAFVQVLDGEAEINIEGTAHNVSAGEIIIMPANKPHSLRAVKRFKMLLVMIRA; encoded by the coding sequence ATGGCAGAGAAAAAAGGTGTTGCTCTGGGCGAAGCATTGAACCTGGTGAATCTGGCTGGCTATCAGGACGGCGCGGTGGTTAGCAGGACGGTCATAGACAAACCGGTGGGGACCATCACCGCCTTCGCTTTCGACGCCGGTGAAGGATTGAGCGAGCACACCGCTCCTTACGATGCCTTCGTGCAGGTGTTGGATGGTGAGGCTGAGATCAACATCGAAGGTACCGCCCATAACGTCTCGGCAGGCGAGATAATCATCATGCCTGCCAACAAGCCCCACTCCCTGCGCGCGGTCAAGCGCTTCAAGATGCTGCTGGTCATGATAAGGGCTTAA
- a CDS encoding nucleotidyltransferase family protein, whose protein sequence is MPKLDLRPEWLEMVRHLLAVHLPDAEVLAYGSRVQGMSHDGSDLDLVVRNVADLTQPQSNLFELKEAFTDSNIPILVDVFDWARIPESFREEIERRGTVLVQSGKRL, encoded by the coding sequence ATGCCGAAGCTTGATTTGCGTCCTGAATGGCTGGAGATGGTTCGCCACCTGCTGGCAGTGCACCTTCCCGATGCCGAGGTACTCGCTTACGGCAGCCGGGTCCAGGGAATGTCTCACGATGGCAGCGATCTGGATCTGGTGGTGCGCAACGTTGCCGATCTCACCCAGCCCCAGAGCAATCTGTTTGAACTGAAAGAGGCCTTTACCGACAGCAACATCCCCATTCTCGTCGACGTCTTCGATTGGGCGCGAATTCCTGAGAGCTTTCGGGAAGAAATTGAGAGAAGAGGAACCGTGCTGGTGCAAAGCGGCAAGCGCCTGTAG
- the hemA gene encoding glutamyl-tRNA reductase: protein MNIIVVGLSHKTAGVEVREKVAFSPTQMEKPLNALVALPDITEAVIVSTCNRVEIYATTRDVAGGMARLKRFLADYHNFPLETLEKHLYSYHGEEATRHVFRVASSLDSMVVGEPQILGQIKTSYGYAAEFKSSGIILNRFLHKAFSVAKRVRTETKIASSAVSVAFAAVELAKKIFGELSDKTVLLIGAGEMCELAAKHFINVGVRGVMVTNRTYERAEKLAEEFDAKPVHFEALMDHLPKADIILSSTGAPHFIIHEKDMEDVLRRRKLKPMFFIDIAVPRDIDPKVNDVENCYLYTVDDLNGVVATNLEQRKVEAAKAEAIVEQEIGQFFKWLSSLDVTPTIVALRSHFDEIRKAELAKTLSNWKDLPPGADKKMEALTNAIMNKLLHHPTSLLKRTDQGSRNDLYVDALRHLFDLETGEQQESMMELED from the coding sequence ATGAACATTATTGTGGTCGGGCTTTCGCATAAAACTGCCGGAGTTGAGGTCCGGGAAAAGGTTGCTTTCTCCCCCACCCAGATGGAGAAGCCGCTCAACGCCCTCGTGGCGCTCCCCGACATCACCGAGGCCGTGATCGTTTCCACCTGCAACCGCGTGGAGATCTACGCTACCACCCGCGACGTCGCCGGCGGCATGGCTCGCCTGAAGCGCTTCCTTGCCGACTATCACAACTTTCCGCTGGAGACGCTCGAGAAGCACCTCTACAGCTACCACGGGGAGGAGGCCACCCGCCACGTCTTCCGCGTCGCGTCGAGCCTCGATTCCATGGTGGTCGGCGAGCCGCAGATCCTCGGGCAGATCAAGACCTCCTACGGGTACGCCGCCGAGTTCAAGAGCTCCGGCATCATCCTGAACCGCTTCCTGCACAAGGCTTTCTCCGTCGCCAAGAGGGTAAGAACCGAGACCAAGATCGCTTCGTCCGCGGTCTCCGTCGCCTTTGCCGCCGTGGAACTGGCCAAGAAGATCTTCGGCGAGCTCTCCGACAAGACGGTCCTCCTCATCGGCGCCGGCGAGATGTGCGAACTGGCCGCCAAGCACTTCATCAACGTGGGCGTGCGCGGCGTCATGGTCACCAACCGTACCTACGAACGCGCCGAGAAGCTTGCCGAGGAGTTCGACGCCAAGCCGGTGCACTTCGAGGCCCTGATGGACCACCTCCCCAAGGCGGACATCATCCTCTCCTCCACCGGAGCCCCGCACTTCATCATCCACGAGAAGGACATGGAAGACGTGCTGCGCCGCCGCAAGCTGAAGCCGATGTTCTTCATCGACATCGCCGTGCCGCGCGACATCGATCCCAAAGTCAACGATGTGGAGAACTGTTATCTCTACACCGTCGATGACCTCAACGGCGTGGTGGCCACCAACCTGGAGCAGCGCAAGGTCGAGGCGGCCAAGGCCGAGGCGATCGTCGAGCAGGAGATCGGGCAGTTCTTCAAGTGGCTCTCGTCGCTGGACGTGACCCCGACCATCGTGGCCCTCAGGAGCCACTTCGACGAGATCAGGAAGGCGGAACTGGCCAAGACCCTGTCCAACTGGAAGGATCTCCCTCCCGGTGCGGACAAGAAGATGGAAGCTCTGACCAACGCCATCATGAACAAGCTGCTGCATCATCCGACCAGCCTGCTGAAGAGGACCGACCAGGGAAGCCGCAACGATCTCTACGTCGATGCCCTGCGCCATCTCTTCGACCTGGAGACGGGCGAACAGCAGGAAAGCATGATGGAACTGGAAGACTGA